In Cotesia glomerata isolate CgM1 linkage group LG1, MPM_Cglom_v2.3, whole genome shotgun sequence, one genomic interval encodes:
- the LOC123268233 gene encoding ATP-dependent RNA helicase DHX8-like gives MVLNDEIEEREHLSLVSEICTELENHLGLNDRDIAELIIYLATENPTPDGFKQALRENRGDLSDAFMDNLLQIIQDRKEDVNIELVEENRPFLQNHNRTVPDWSPVQIFRNPDRPLAFAARERRHRFDEEIVVFPRENDEREDVEIEIDVIEENCSFLQDYNRIFRNLSPVPVVRNPNGSLALAAMTQGALARERREQRMLQRQLEAGEAPLASRENEP, from the exons atggtTTTAAACGACGAAATTGAAGAGCGTGAACATTTATCATTGGTGTCTGAAATATGTACGGAATTGGAAAATCACTTGGGGCTTAACGACAGGGATATAG CTgagttgataatttatttggcGACCGAAAACCCAACACCTGATGGATTCAAACAGGCGTTACGAGAAAATCGAGGTGACCTGTCTGATGCATTTATGGACAACCTTTTGCAAATAATTCAGGACAGGAAAGAAGACGTCAATATCGAACTGGTAGAGGAGAATCGTCCGTTTCTTCAGAATCACAATAGAACCGTTCCAGACTGGAGTCCCgtacaaattttcagaaatcCTGACAGGCCATTAGCGTTTGCTGCGAGAGAGCGAAGACACAGATTCGACGAGGAAATCGTAGTATTTCCTCGTGAAAATGATGAAAGAGAAGACGTCGAAATCGAAATCGATGTGATAGAGGAGAATTGTTCGTTTTTACAGGATTACAATAGAATCTTTCGAAACTTGAGTCCCGTACCAGTCGTTAGAAATCCTAACGGATCACTGGCGCTGGCTGCGATGACGCAGGGTGCTCTAGCCCGAGAACGTCGAGAGCAGAGGATGCTGCAGCGTCAATTGGAGGCGGGTGAAGCTCCACTGGCTTCAAGAgaaaatgaaccttga